From the genome of Bos indicus x Bos taurus breed Angus x Brahman F1 hybrid chromosome 14, Bos_hybrid_MaternalHap_v2.0, whole genome shotgun sequence, one region includes:
- the GDAP1 gene encoding ganglioside-induced differentiation-associated protein 1 isoform X2 has translation MPDKGSMYYPRVQHYRELLDSLPMDAYTHGCILHPELTVDSMIPAYATTRIRSQIGNTESELKKLAEENPDLQEAYIAKQKRLKSKLLDHDNVKYLKKILDELEKVLDQVETELQRRNEETPEEGRQPWLCGESFTLADVSLAVTLHRLKFLGFARRNWGNGKRPNLETYYERVLKRKTFNKVLGHVNNILISAVLPTAFRVAKKRAPKVLGTTLVVGLLAGMGYFAFMLFRKRLGSMILALRPRPNYF, from the exons ATGCCTGATAAAGGAAGCATGTATTACCCACGGGTCCAGCATTATCGAGAACTACTTGACTCTTTGCCCATGGATGCCTATACACACGGCTGCATTTTACATCCTGAGCTAACCGTGGACTCCATGATCCCAGCTTATGCAACAACAAGGATTCGCA GCCAAATTGGTAACACGGAGTCTGAACTGAAAAAACTTGCCGAAGAAAACCCAGATTTACAAGAGGCATACATTGCAAAACAGAAGCGACTTAAA TCAAAGCTCCTTGACCATGACAAtgtcaaatatttgaagaaaattctTGATGAATTGGAGAAAGTCTTGGATCAGGTTGAAACTGAGttgcaaagaagaaatgaagaaaccccAG AAGAAGGCCGCCAGCCGTGGCTCTGTGGGGAATCCTTCACCCTGGCGGACGTATCACTTGCTGTTACACTGCATCGACTGAAGTTCCTGGGGTTTGCGAGGAGAAACTGGGGAAATGGAAAGCGACCCAACTTGGAAACCTATTACGAGCGTGTCTTGAAGAGGAAAACATTTAACAAGGTTTTGGGACATGTCAACAATATATTAATCTCTGCAGTGCTGCCAACTGCATTCCGAGTGGCCAAGAAAAGGGCCCCAAAGGTTCTTGGCACCACCCTTGTGGTTGGTTTGCTTGCTGGAATGggatattttgcttttatgcttTTCAGAAAGAGACTTGGCAGCATGATATTAGCGCTTAGACCCAGACCAAATTACTTCTAG